The proteins below are encoded in one region of Montipora foliosa isolate CH-2021 unplaced genomic scaffold, ASM3666993v2 scaffold_400, whole genome shotgun sequence:
- the LOC137987978 gene encoding uncharacterized protein, whose amino-acid sequence MPNVNTILASPKANAVPHSLTIVTAKEVIDRILSSCSNWNRLRRQVAWLIRFIHFLHNRKTIRTGHLILEDYDAAATAIVRIIQRSSYPQEIKDLKTRGEVKSSSSIVSLNPVLDDHDILRVKGRIVHPPVADAAGNQIILPRDHPITAMMVRHTHESIGHLGREHVIPKVREKLWIPQIRVLIRSILGKCILCKRLNAKPMIQQMAPLPRSRMMAYKPPFSYSGMDLFGPLYVKHGRGTAKRWCCLFTCMNTRAVHLELVQSMGTDDFIMCLRRFINRRGEVTEIRCDRGSNFVGAERELRGGLEEWNQQQIDSELLQRRCKWIFQPPTASSMSGVWERLVRSAKTVIKAILGVQVVTEPVLQTLLTEVERVLNGRALTANSDDPNDLQPLTPAHFLMQRKSICLPPGVFEKADQYRRKWKQVQLLADLFWKRWVREYLPTLQI is encoded by the coding sequence ATGCCAAATGTGAATACCATCCTCGCTTCTCCAAAGGCAAATGCCGTCCCACACAGTTTGACGATTGTAACAGCCAAGGAGGTTATAGATCGGATACTCAGCAGTTGCTCTAATTGGAACCGGCTTAGGCGTCAAGTAGCATGGTTGATCCGCTTTATTCACTTTCTTCACAATAGGAAGACCATTCGGACGGGTCACTTGATCTTAGAAGATTACGATGCCGCCGCCACCGCGATTGTAAGAATCATCCAGCGATCATCCTATCCTCAAGAGATCAAAGATCTAAAGACCAGAGGTGAAGTGAAGTCATCTAGTAGCATAGTGAGCCTTAACCCGGTACTTGATGACCATGATATTCTGAGGGTGAAGGGACGTATAGTACACCCACCAGTCGCTGATGCTGCCGGAAATCAGATAATTCTGCCAAGAGACCACCCCATAACGGCTATGATGGTTCGCCACACACACGAGTCAATTGGTCACCTGGGACGCGAGCACGTTATACCCAAGGTCCGCGAGAAGCTGTGGATTCCCCAGATTAGAGTGCTGATCCGTTCTATCCTTGGAAAATGTATCCTTTGCAAAAGGTTAAATGCCAAGCCAATGATCCAGCAAATGGCACCTCTCCCGAGAAGTCGCATGATGGCGTACAAACCTCCCTTTTCGTACTCGGGTATGGATCTTTTTGGGCCTCTGTATGTGAAGCATGGAAGAGGCACGGCAAAACGTTGGTGCTGCTTATTTACCTGCATGAATACCCGCGCTGTTCACCTCGAATTGGTTCAGTCAATGGGCACAGATGACTTTATAATGTGTTTACGAAGATTCATTAACCGTCGTGGTGAAGTGACTGAGATAAGATGCGACCGTGGATCAAACTTTGTTGGAGCAGAACGCGAGTTGAGAGGAGGGCTTGAAGAGTGGAACCAGCAACAGATTGATAGTGAGCTGCTTCAGCGACGGTGTAAGTGGATCTTCCAGCCACCTACCGCCTCAAGTATGTCAGGAGTTTGGGAGCGCCTGGTGCGCAGTGCTAAGACTGTCATAAAGGCAATCCTTGGGGTACAAGTAGTCACAGAACCAGTTCTTCAAACCCTGCTGACAGAAGTTGAAAGAGTACTAAATGGGAGGGCCCTCACCGCCAATTCGGATGATCCTAACGACTTACAGCCACTCACACCTGCGCACTTTCTCATGCAGAGGAAATCTATCTGCCTACCTCCAGGCGTATTCGAGAAAGCAGACCAGTACAGAAGAAAGTGGAAGCAAGTCCAACTTCTTGCTGACTTATTTTGGAAGAGATGGGTGCGCGAATACCTTCCGACCCTGCAAATCTGA